The proteins below come from a single Mauremys reevesii isolate NIE-2019 linkage group 6, ASM1616193v1, whole genome shotgun sequence genomic window:
- the NFIL3 gene encoding nuclear factor interleukin-3-regulated protein, with the protein MQLRKMQTIKKEQAPVDTSSNVDKIMVLNSTLAEVSEDLATNEDIILNEGNSGKNKSSSCRRKREFIPDEKKDAMYWEKRRKNNEAAKRSREKRRLNDLVLENKLIALGEENATLKAELLSLKLKFGLISSAAYAQEIQKLSNSTAVYFQDYQASKSNINSFVDEHEPSMVGSSCISVIKHSPQSSLSDVSEVSSVEHIQASPIQNNCRSPENKFQVIKQEPMELENYARESRDDRGSYAASMFPNYIVNTFNGYSHSPPLLQVNRSSSNSPRTSEADDVVIGKSSDGEDEQQVPKGPIHSPVELKNVHATVKVPEVNSSALPHKLRIKAKAMQIKVEAMDNDYDATQKLSSPVDMTSKTHFEIEKHNAQKLVHSSHTPFSVQVTNIQDWSLKPEHWHPKELNVKIQNGCKTGVVEIKDNVYKVSESENLYLKQGIANLSAEVASLKRLITTQQISASDSG; encoded by the coding sequence ATGCAGCTGAGAAAAATGCAGACCATTAAAAAGGAACAGGCACCTGTTGACACTAGTAGCAATGTGGACAAAATCATGGTTCTTAATTCTACTTTAGCAGAAGTGTCAGAAGACTTGGCTACAAATGAAGACATAATACTTAATGAAGGAAATAGTGGAAAAAACAAATCTTCATCATGTCGGAGAAAGCGGGAATTCATTCCAGATGAAAAGAAAGATGCTATGTATTGGGAAAAAAGACGAAAAAATAACGAAGCTGCCAAAAGATCTCGTGAAAAACGACGACTGAATGACCTTGTCTTAGAGAACAAACTAATTGCATTAGGAGAGGAAAATGCCACGTTAAAGGCTGAGCTGCTTTCATTGAAGCTAAAGTTTGGTTTAATTAGCTCTGCAGCATATGCCCAAGAGATACAGAAGCTCAGTAATTCAACAGCTGTGTATTTCCAGGACTATCAAGCTTCCAAATCAAATATTAACTCATTTGTGGATGAACATGAACCATCTATGGTGGGTAGTAGTTGTATTTCTGTCATCAAACACTCTCCACAAAGCTCTTTATCTGATGTGTCTGAAGTATCCTCAGTAGAGCATATTCAAGCAAGTCCTATACAGAACAATTGCAGAAGTCCTGAAAATAAGTTTCAAGTTATAAAGCAGGAGCCTATGGAATTGGAGAACTATGCAAGAGAGTCAAGAGATGATAGAGGCTCTTATGCAGCATCCATGTTTCCAAACTACATAGTAAATACCTTTAATGGGTACTCACATTCCCCTCCTCTGCTGCAAGTTAATAGGTCCTCCAGTAATTCTCCAAGAACTTCAGAAGCTGATGATGTGGTCATAGGAAAGTCATCTGATGGAGAAGATGAACAGCAGGTCCCTAAAGGTCCAATTCATTCCCcagttgaacttaaaaatgttCATGCAACAGTTAAAGTTCCAGAGGTGAACTCTTCTGCACTGCCTCACAAGCTTCGAATTAAGGCCAAAGCCATGCAAATCAAAGTGGAAGCAATGGATAATGACTATGATGCCACACAGAAACTATCATCACCAGTTGACATGACATCTAAAACACATTTCGAGATTGAAAAGCACAATGCACAAAAATTGGTACATTCTTCTCACACTCCTTTCTCTGTTCAAGTGACTAATATACAAGACTGGTCTCTCAAACCAGAACATTGGCACCCAAAGGAACTCAATGTAAAAATTCAGAATGGTTGCAAAACTGGAGTTGTTGAAATTAAAGACAATGTCTACAAAGTATCTGAGTCAGAGAACTTGTATTTGAAGCAGGGCATAGCAAACTTATCTGCAGAGGTTGCTTCACTTAAAAGACTTATAACTACACAACAAATCTCTGCTTCAGACTCTGGTTAA